The genomic region GAAATAAGATTTTAGCCTGCGAATGTTCCTATATGACCTTTGAAAATAATAAAAACAAACATATGAAAAACACTATAATATTTATACTATTTATAAACATGTTTGCTGCTTCATGCAACTCACAAAGCTCTGATAATAAGACAAAGGCAAATGATTCTTCAACAGTTGAAACAAATATCATCAAAAAAATTGAACCACAGGAGACAGCAAAATATTCCAATGTAAAATCAATTCCGGTTCCCGCCGGTTATAAAAGAATTGAAATTGTACCCGGCTCATTCGGTGATTATTTAAGAAATACGGAATTAAAAACCGAAGACAATAAAGTGTATTTACACAACGGAGAATTAAAATGGAATCAATCGGCACAATTTGCTGTTTTAAAAATTGATGTAGGCACAAGAGACCTGCAACAATGTGCAGATGCTGTTATGCGATTGAGAGCTGAATTCCTGTACGGGCAAAAGCAATACAATAAAATACATTTTAATTTTTTATCTGACGGAAAGCCGAGATATTTCAATGATTATGCAAAAGGAGACTTATCACATAAAAAGTTCAGGAAATATATGGATTATATTTTTTCTTATGCTAATACCTCATCTTTAAAAAATGAACTTAAAAAAGTAAATTCAAGTGATGATATTCAAATCGGAGATGTTTTTATTCAAAAAGGAAAACCATACGGGCATGCGATTACAGTAATGGATATTGCAAAGAACAAATCGGGTGAAATAATTTTTTTACTGTCGCAAAGTTATATGCCGGCTCAGGATATTCATATTTTAAAAAATCCTGAAAATGAAGCATTTTCACCATGGTACAAAGCAAAAAAGTCCGGAAATCTTTATACTCCCGAATGGACATTCACTTTTAATGATCTTATGAGATTTTAATTTATTCTTACTTCCGGAATAATAATAGTCAATTCTGCTCCTTCTTTATAAACAGAATCAATTTTAATTTCTCCTGACAATAATTCAACTGCTCTGTTTACAAGTGCTAAACCAACACCCATCCCCCTATATAAAACATTTTCTTTATCAAATTTTCGCATGAAATCATATACATGAGAAATCACATCTTCTTTTATACCGACACCGGTATCTTTCACTTTTATACACAAGCTGCCGGTATCAATTCCATTAACCTCAACAGTTATTGTTCCTTTTTCGGTAAATTTAAATGCGTTTTCAATAAGTTCTTTAATTATGCTGTTTAATACAAATTTGTCACATACAAATAATTCAGGTAAATTCTTATAATCAATGTCAAACTCAATATTGATGTCTTCCTTTTTTAAAAAACTTTTTCTGTTAAAAATCATTTGTTTTATTTCATCAAAATAATCTTCAAGTTTGATGTTTTCAATATTAATCTCATATTGTTCCAACTGAAACCTTGAAAAAATAACAAGTCTGTCAATTGTGTTTACCAGATCGTCCATTCCTTTATGTATTCCGTAAAGATATTCAGGTTTAAAGTTGAATTTATCTTTTGCTATAATTGATGAAAATCCGGAAATTGCATTCATCGGTGTTCTTACCTCATGAGACAAGTTTTCGAGAAACTCTGTTTTTAAACGATCACTTTCTTTAGCAGAAACCAATGCTTTATTGAGTTCTGTTGTTCTTTCATCAACTAATGTTTCAAGCTCATTTTTATAAATCTCTAATTTTTCGTTTTGATTTCTGATTTCTTCATATTGAGATTCAATCTTTTCTTTATATTCTTCTAATGAAATATTTTGCGAACTAATCTCTTCATTCTTACTTTTTAATAATTGATTAGCATTTTTAAGTTTTTTATAAGAATAAATAATCAGAAAAACAACAAAAAGCATTAATATCAACACAGAGCCGACAGAATAGTTCAAAAGTTTTTGTCTCTTTATTTTTATTTCATTAATTTGTTTATCTTTTCTCAAAACAATATTTTCCCTTTCAGTTTCCGCCAAGTTATATTTTCCCTGAATTTCAGAGATTGCTTTATTTTTTTCTTTACTGAATACGCTGTCTTTTAATTGAGAATATTTTTTATAATAATCCAAAGCACTTTTATAATTGTTTCTTGCCGAATCTAATTTTGATAAATACAAATAACTGTCAATTATATATTCTTTATATCCTATTTCTTTACAAATTTCCATACCGAGAGATAAAGCTGATTCTGCAGCACCATACTTTTTTTGATTTAAATATATATTCCCTAAAATTAAAAAAGTTTCGGCTCTGCCGGCTTTATCACCCGTTTCCGAATAAATTTTATTTGCTGTCTGAATACTGTTAAAAGCTTCTTGATATTTTTTTTGCAGTAAATATATTTCGCCTAAATTAGCATTGGCATTTCCAATCTCATTTTTAAAATTATATTCTTCAAAAATAGTTAAGGCTTCTTTTAAAAAGGCAATTGATTTATCTAATTCATTTTTTTCTTTATATATCAATCCGATATTTGCAAGAGTATAAGGCACACTTTTTCTGTTTCCTGTTTTTTTATTAATATACAGAGATTCTGTGTAATATTCAATTGCTTTATCATAATCTTCGAGAGCCATATATATAATTCCAATATTGTTTAATGCAAAGGAAATATGCAAAGAGTCTTTCTTTAATTCGCTTATTTCAAGCGATTTGAGATAATACTTCAATGCCTCATCATATTCTGATTTTTTTCTGTAAACAATACCGATACTGATATATACAATACTGATATATTTAAGATTTTTGGTTCTTTCAGCTTCTTTTAACGACAGAAACAGATATTTCAAAGCTTGATCATACTCAGATTTTCCGGAATAAGCAAGCCCTATCATTCTGTATGCTTTAATTTTACCTAAATAATAATTTATTTTGCTGCTGATAAATAAAGCTTTGTTTGCATACTTAAATGTACTGTCGGGATCAAAATGGTAGAAAGAATATGCAATTTTATTTAAAAATATAACAGTTGTTGTGTCCTCTTTAGAATCTTTCAATAATGCTTTAAGACTGTCAATCTCTGATTTATTTTGACTCATCAGATTTGAAGTAATAAAAAGGAATAATATGACAATTAAGCATTTTTTCATAAAGACAATTTATTTGTCGGAACTGTTAATATAAATGTACTTCCCTCGCCGACCTTTGATTGCACTTTTAAAGAGCCGTTATTTTTTTGTGCAAATTCTTTACAAACAATCAAACCTAAACCGGTTCCTGTCTCACTTTCGGTGCCCCTTGTTGAAATACTGTGATCAAGTTTGAATATCTTTGATAACTTTTCCTTCTTAATGCCAATACCTGTATCAATTACAAATATTTTAATTCTGCCTGTCTCACTTATTTCAGATTTTACGGTTATTTTTCCTCCTCTTTCAGTAAATTTAATTGCATTAGAAACGAGATTTCTGATAACAGTAGCAAACATATATTTATCAACAAATACTTCAATTTCAGGATTAATTTTTAATGAAAATGAAATATCTTTCGATTTAGCAGCTCCTCCATTAATTTCAACACATTCATTAACAAGTCCGAGTAAGATATATTTTTCCGGTTGAAATTTAATTACTCCTCTTTGAACTCTTGCCCAATTTAAAAGGTTTTCTAACAAAACATATGTTTTTTGTGTAGATTCAAAGATATATCTCGCATATTTTTC from Bacteroidales bacterium harbors:
- a CDS encoding DUF4846 domain-containing protein encodes the protein MFAASCNSQSSDNKTKANDSSTVETNIIKKIEPQETAKYSNVKSIPVPAGYKRIEIVPGSFGDYLRNTELKTEDNKVYLHNGELKWNQSAQFAVLKIDVGTRDLQQCADAVMRLRAEFLYGQKQYNKIHFNFLSDGKPRYFNDYAKGDLSHKKFRKYMDYIFSYANTSSLKNELKKVNSSDDIQIGDVFIQKGKPYGHAITVMDIAKNKSGEIIFLLSQSYMPAQDIHILKNPENEAFSPWYKAKKSGNLYTPEWTFTFNDLMRF
- a CDS encoding tetratricopeptide repeat protein, giving the protein MKKCLIVILFLFITSNLMSQNKSEIDSLKALLKDSKEDTTTVIFLNKIAYSFYHFDPDSTFKYANKALFISSKINYYLGKIKAYRMIGLAYSGKSEYDQALKYLFLSLKEAERTKNLKYISIVYISIGIVYRKKSEYDEALKYYLKSLEISELKKDSLHISFALNNIGIIYMALEDYDKAIEYYTESLYINKKTGNRKSVPYTLANIGLIYKEKNELDKSIAFLKEALTIFEEYNFKNEIGNANANLGEIYLLQKKYQEAFNSIQTANKIYSETGDKAGRAETFLILGNIYLNQKKYGAAESALSLGMEICKEIGYKEYIIDSYLYLSKLDSARNNYKSALDYYKKYSQLKDSVFSKEKNKAISEIQGKYNLAETERENIVLRKDKQINEIKIKRQKLLNYSVGSVLILMLFVVFLIIYSYKKLKNANQLLKSKNEEISSQNISLEEYKEKIESQYEEIRNQNEKLEIYKNELETLVDERTTELNKALVSAKESDRLKTEFLENLSHEVRTPMNAISGFSSIIAKDKFNFKPEYLYGIHKGMDDLVNTIDRLVIFSRFQLEQYEINIENIKLEDYFDEIKQMIFNRKSFLKKEDINIEFDIDYKNLPELFVCDKFVLNSIIKELIENAFKFTEKGTITVEVNGIDTGSLCIKVKDTGVGIKEDVISHVYDFMRKFDKENVLYRGMGVGLALVNRAVELLSGEIKIDSVYKEGAELTIIIPEVRIN
- a CDS encoding HAMP domain-containing histidine kinase, with product KIKFESIIKEKELKEDVIKKQDQVIIIGTLAIFVILILFAFLYILFRKKNKANKLLNEKNKAILNQRTEIAAQRDKLSELAFELKKINKTKDRYFSVFAHDLKNPFQSILGFSELLLTQTSKGNFSNAEKYARYIFESTQKTYVLLENLLNWARVQRGVIKFQPEKYILLGLVNECVEINGGAAKSKDISFSLKINPEIEVFVDKYMFATVIRNLVSNAIKFTERGGKITVKSEISETGRIKIFVIDTGIGIKKEKLSKIFKLDHSISTRGTESETGTGLGLIVCKEFAQKNNGSLKVQSKVGEGSTFILTVPTNKLSL